One segment of Herbaspirillum hiltneri N3 DNA contains the following:
- a CDS encoding transcriptional regulator, producing the protein MTLIDYLNSVPMDRRAALAAYCETSFDYLRQIGYGNRPCSPLIAVCLERASQGLITRKDLFPNDWARLWPELDDKQD; encoded by the coding sequence ATGACATTGATCGACTATCTCAATTCCGTTCCGATGGACAGGCGCGCCGCGCTTGCGGCGTACTGCGAGACCTCGTTCGACTACCTGCGCCAGATCGGTTATGGCAATCGTCCGTGCTCGCCGCTGATTGCGGTCTGCCTGGAACGCGCGTCACAGGGATTGATTACCCGCAAAGACCTGTTTCCCAACGACTGGGCCAGGCTGTGGCCGGAGCTGGACGACAAACAAGACTGA
- the xth gene encoding exodeoxyribonuclease III, whose product MKKIATWNVNSLKVRLPQVLQWLGDNPVDVLCLQETKLTDDKFPQAEINAAGYEVVFSGQKTYNGVAILSRHPITDVVKNNPLFEDEQQRIIAATIEGVRYVCAYIPNGQAPDSEKYQYKLKWLAALHEWLAQEQLLHPRLALLGDYNIAPEDRDVHDPAAWVGQNLVSEPERAAFFHLEKMGFTDAFRKFEQPEKLYSWWDYRQMGFRLNKGLRIDHILLTAPLAAQCTACVIDKVPRKWEQPSDHAPVVATLD is encoded by the coding sequence ATGAAAAAAATCGCCACCTGGAACGTCAACTCCCTGAAAGTCCGCCTGCCCCAGGTATTGCAATGGCTGGGCGACAATCCGGTCGACGTGCTGTGCCTGCAGGAAACCAAGCTCACCGACGACAAGTTCCCGCAGGCCGAAATCAACGCCGCCGGTTACGAAGTGGTGTTCAGCGGACAGAAGACCTACAACGGGGTGGCTATCCTGTCGCGCCATCCGATCACCGACGTGGTCAAGAACAATCCGCTGTTCGAAGATGAACAGCAACGCATCATTGCGGCGACCATCGAAGGCGTGCGTTACGTCTGCGCCTATATTCCCAACGGCCAGGCGCCGGATTCGGAGAAATACCAGTACAAGCTGAAATGGCTGGCCGCGCTGCACGAGTGGCTGGCGCAAGAACAATTGCTGCATCCCCGGCTGGCCCTGCTGGGCGACTACAACATCGCGCCGGAAGATCGCGACGTCCACGACCCGGCTGCCTGGGTCGGCCAGAACCTGGTGTCGGAACCGGAGCGCGCGGCGTTCTTCCATCTCGAAAAGATGGGCTTCACCGATGCCTTCCGCAAGTTCGAGCAACCAGAAAAGCTCTACAGCTGGTGGGACTATCGCCAGATGGGGTTCCGATTGAACAAGGGCCTGCGCATCGACCATATCCTGCTGACCGCGCCGCTGGCGGCGCAGTGCACGGCGTGCGTGATCGACAAGGTACCGCGCAAGTGGGAACAGCCTTCGGACCATGCGCCGGTGGTGGCCACGCTCGACTGA
- a CDS encoding MipA/OmpV family protein produces the protein MNKPLLCALLLSFAGHAAAQQTAEADFPDHLRGDIGPGVFRLERNILGKSDVTQVLPYAYFDYGRFFARLDTFGVKTVKLGAGYLELAARVNFDQMDAERGLNRRSNSVPIGIGTLQETRFGAFFLNAFYDVNKSHGTLLEAVYAAQFDLGRASFYPQIGIERRSGSYNDYFYGVTAAESSASGFREYHAGASTTPMLGLTIEMPVAENWVANVTFRRKWLGNGIANSPIVNHSTENMGLVAINYHFK, from the coding sequence ATGAACAAACCCCTGCTGTGCGCCCTGCTCCTGTCGTTCGCCGGCCACGCCGCGGCCCAGCAAACAGCCGAAGCCGATTTCCCCGACCACCTGCGCGGCGACATCGGTCCTGGCGTATTCCGCCTCGAGCGCAACATCCTCGGAAAGAGCGACGTCACCCAAGTGCTGCCATACGCTTATTTCGACTACGGCCGCTTCTTCGCACGCCTGGATACCTTCGGCGTCAAGACCGTGAAGTTGGGCGCCGGCTATCTGGAACTGGCGGCGCGCGTCAACTTTGACCAGATGGACGCCGAGCGCGGTCTGAATCGCCGCTCCAACTCCGTGCCGATCGGCATTGGCACCTTGCAGGAAACGCGTTTCGGTGCGTTCTTCCTGAACGCCTTCTACGACGTCAACAAATCGCACGGTACGCTGCTGGAAGCCGTCTACGCAGCGCAGTTCGACCTCGGCCGCGCCAGCTTCTACCCGCAGATCGGCATCGAGCGCCGCAGCGGTTCGTATAATGACTACTTCTACGGCGTCACCGCCGCCGAATCGAGCGCCAGCGGTTTCCGGGAATACCATGCCGGCGCCTCGACCACCCCGATGCTGGGCCTGACCATCGAAATGCCGGTGGCCGAGAACTGGGTCGCCAACGTCACCTTCCGCCGCAAATGGCTGGGCAACGGCATCGCCAACAGCCCGATCGTCAACCACAGCACCGAGAACATGGGGCTAGTGGCGATCAACTATCACTTCAAATAA
- a CDS encoding arsinothricin resistance N-acetyltransferase ArsN1 family B, which yields MTTSIRPATTADAAAICEIYNHYVLTTTISFELEAVSVEEMAQRIVEVSALFPWLVYEEDGRILGYAYATKWKARKAYQQSVESSVYMARDSGGRGVGTQLYQALFAGLKARGVHAVMGGIAQPNPGSVALHEKMGFVKVAHFAQVGRKFDQWIDVAYWQLIL from the coding sequence ATGACCACCTCTATACGTCCGGCCACAACGGCCGATGCCGCCGCCATTTGCGAGATCTATAATCACTACGTTCTGACGACGACCATCAGCTTTGAACTGGAAGCCGTTTCCGTCGAGGAAATGGCGCAGCGCATCGTCGAGGTCTCAGCCTTGTTCCCGTGGCTGGTGTACGAAGAAGACGGCCGCATCCTTGGCTATGCCTACGCAACCAAATGGAAGGCGCGCAAGGCCTACCAACAGTCCGTCGAAAGTTCGGTCTACATGGCCAGGGACAGCGGCGGCAGGGGTGTCGGCACGCAGCTGTACCAAGCCTTGTTCGCTGGGCTGAAGGCGCGCGGCGTACACGCCGTCATGGGCGGCATCGCCCAGCCGAATCCCGGCAGCGTGGCCTTGCACGAGAAGATGGGCTTCGTCAAAGTTGCCCATTTCGCACAGGTTGGAAGGAAATTCGATCAATGGATTGACGTCGCCTACTGGCAGTTGATTCTTTAG
- a CDS encoding porin, translating to MTKEIAVPALMLSVFLLAGASSAQGASPGAVTLYGVIDIGMEYLNNAGRSGGGLLRMHSGGTSTSNIGFKGSEDLGGGMQSFFQLESGFQADTGERSDPHSFFNRQANVGLSGAYGKVLAGRSESTTGDFSVNDPIMGNNYSWSGASTHMRGDRRDGTLGRISNLVKYEGSFGSYRIGGSYGLGEAAGSHTSDARYSAGLQYLGSSVTGVLTFDRENSNRIFPGYDRASNIQVSGSYAQPLVKFFAGYRRHAKHAATASKDLRSDFVWIGASYPLSQATTVSAAIYHVDLRNDPRGNNGNPTMYAGRIRYAMSARTSLYLVGAYAVVKNSQPVAVSHSARTHAENGVQVGINMGVTHRF from the coding sequence ATGACAAAAGAAATTGCCGTACCGGCGCTCATGCTGAGCGTTTTCCTTCTTGCCGGCGCGTCTTCCGCGCAGGGCGCTTCTCCAGGCGCCGTCACCCTATACGGCGTTATCGACATCGGCATGGAGTATCTCAACAATGCCGGACGCAGCGGCGGAGGTTTGCTGCGGATGCATTCGGGTGGCACGAGCACGTCCAATATCGGTTTCAAGGGGAGCGAAGATCTGGGTGGGGGAATGCAGAGTTTTTTTCAACTGGAAAGCGGTTTCCAGGCCGATACCGGCGAACGGTCGGATCCGCACAGTTTCTTCAACCGGCAGGCGAATGTCGGCTTGTCGGGAGCGTATGGCAAGGTATTGGCGGGACGAAGCGAAAGCACGACCGGCGATTTTTCCGTCAACGATCCCATCATGGGCAACAACTATTCGTGGTCTGGGGCGAGCACGCACATGCGCGGCGATCGCAGGGACGGAACCCTGGGTCGCATCTCCAACCTGGTGAAATACGAAGGCAGCTTCGGCTCTTATCGCATTGGCGGCAGCTACGGTCTGGGCGAGGCCGCAGGCAGCCACACCAGCGATGCCCGCTATTCGGCGGGACTGCAGTACCTGGGCAGCAGCGTGACGGGCGTGCTGACGTTTGACCGGGAGAACAGTAATCGCATCTTTCCGGGCTATGACCGCGCTTCGAATATCCAGGTGTCGGGCTCTTACGCACAACCGCTCGTCAAATTCTTCGCGGGCTATCGACGGCATGCCAAGCATGCCGCCACGGCGAGCAAGGACTTGCGCAGCGACTTTGTCTGGATCGGCGCCAGCTATCCGCTATCGCAGGCGACAACCGTGAGCGCGGCGATTTATCACGTGGACCTGCGCAACGATCCCCGCGGCAACAACGGCAATCCGACCATGTATGCGGGACGCATCCGATATGCCATGTCCGCGCGCACGTCGCTCTATCTCGTCGGCGCGTACGCCGTCGTCAAGAACAGCCAGCCGGTCGCCGTGTCTCACTCCGCGAGAACCCACGCGGAAAACGGTGTGCAGGTGGGGATCAACATGGGCGTGACCCATCGGTTTTGA
- a CDS encoding winged helix-turn-helix transcriptional regulator — MAKRKSLMSDPCPVARSIDVVGDRWALLIIRDAFDGMRRFGEFQKSLGVAKNILSARLRDLVDAGILDVAPASDGSAYQEYILTAKGKELFTVVLGLRQWGEGHLFKKGESIAPMVDRDSGKPIPKIALHTCEGKPLKPENAFVKRKARA; from the coding sequence ATGGCCAAGCGGAAAAGTCTCATGAGCGATCCCTGCCCGGTAGCGCGGTCCATTGACGTGGTCGGCGACCGCTGGGCGTTGCTGATCATTCGCGACGCCTTCGACGGCATGCGGCGCTTCGGCGAGTTCCAGAAGAGCCTGGGCGTGGCCAAGAACATCCTGTCGGCGCGGCTGCGCGACCTGGTCGACGCCGGCATCCTCGACGTCGCCCCGGCCTCCGACGGCAGCGCCTATCAGGAATACATCCTCACCGCCAAGGGCAAGGAATTGTTCACGGTGGTGCTGGGCCTGCGTCAGTGGGGCGAAGGCCATCTGTTCAAAAAGGGCGAATCCATCGCGCCGATGGTCGACCGCGACAGCGGCAAGCCGATCCCGAAAATTGCCTTGCACACCTGCGAAGGCAAACCGCTCAAGCCGGAGAACGCCTTCGTCAAAAGAAAAGCCCGGGCTTGA
- a CDS encoding MFS transporter, with translation MRQGEGGAGACGLEEMCAERVSAVMPRAMVLLFAIACGVSVANVYYAQPLLDALAAEFGFSQAAVGVVVTATQVGSALALVLVVPLGDLLDRRRLTLAQLLLLFVALVGVGLASSPAWLLLGMLAVGMLGTAMTQGLISYAAALAAPHERGRVVGTAQAGVVIGLLLARTLAGLIADIAGWRMVYAVSAVLALLMLALLHGRLPRRPAEAATAAAAGHVRLSYGQLLASMATLMLHDRVLQIRGVIAMLMFAVLNIFWSALVLPLRAPPYSLSHAAIGAFGLIGVVGTLGAAKAGSWADRGRGQWTSGVALVLLAAAWLPLSLLSWRLWSLAAGVLLLDLAAQAIHVTNQSMIFRANATAHSRLVACYMIFYAVGSGAGAVLSTSAFAAWGWGGVCVLGSGVSVLGLLFWGWSLRHMPRAAGEIRSVRLPAR, from the coding sequence ATGAGGCAAGGCGAGGGCGGGGCAGGGGCCTGCGGGTTGGAAGAAATGTGTGCGGAGCGCGTGTCGGCCGTGATGCCGCGCGCCATGGTGCTGTTGTTCGCGATAGCGTGCGGTGTCAGCGTCGCCAACGTCTACTACGCTCAACCCTTGCTGGACGCGCTGGCGGCGGAGTTCGGCTTCAGCCAGGCGGCGGTCGGTGTGGTGGTCACCGCAACCCAGGTCGGTTCTGCGCTGGCGCTGGTGCTGGTGGTGCCGCTGGGGGATTTGCTGGACCGGCGTCGCCTGACGCTGGCGCAGTTGCTGCTGTTGTTCGTCGCGCTGGTCGGGGTCGGGCTGGCGTCCTCGCCTGCCTGGCTGTTGCTCGGCATGCTGGCGGTGGGCATGCTCGGCACGGCCATGACGCAGGGGCTGATTTCCTATGCAGCGGCGCTGGCGGCGCCGCACGAACGCGGTCGCGTGGTCGGCACGGCCCAGGCGGGCGTGGTGATCGGCCTGTTGCTGGCGCGTACCCTGGCCGGACTGATCGCCGACATCGCCGGCTGGCGAATGGTGTACGCCGTGTCGGCCGTGCTGGCGCTGCTGATGTTGGCGCTGTTGCATGGCCGGCTGCCGCGGCGTCCTGCCGAAGCCGCGACAGCCGCGGCAGCCGGCCATGTGCGTTTGTCGTACGGACAACTGCTGGCGTCGATGGCGACGCTGATGTTGCATGACCGCGTGCTGCAAATTCGTGGCGTGATTGCGATGCTGATGTTCGCCGTGCTGAACATTTTCTGGAGCGCGCTGGTGCTGCCTCTGCGTGCGCCGCCGTATTCGTTGTCGCATGCGGCGATCGGTGCCTTCGGCCTGATCGGCGTGGTCGGCACGCTGGGCGCTGCCAAGGCCGGCAGCTGGGCTGACCGCGGGCGCGGGCAGTGGACCAGCGGCGTGGCGCTGGTGTTGCTGGCCGCGGCCTGGCTGCCGTTGTCGCTGCTGTCGTGGCGCCTGTGGTCGCTGGCGGCGGGAGTGCTGTTGCTGGACCTGGCGGCGCAGGCGATCCACGTCACCAACCAGAGCATGATCTTCCGCGCGAACGCGACGGCGCATAGCCGGCTGGTGGCTTGCTACATGATTTTTTATGCGGTCGGCAGCGGCGCCGGCGCGGTGTTGTCGACTTCGGCGTTCGCTGCGTGGGGATGGGGCGGCGTCTGTGTATTGGGTTCCGGCGTCAGCGTGCTCGGCTTGCTGTTCTGGGGCTGGAGCCTGCGGCACATGCCGCGCGCCGCAGGAGAAATCAGATCCGTTCGCTTGCCAGCACGATGA
- a CDS encoding helix-turn-helix transcriptional regulator, whose amino-acid sequence MERIEAFFHGRGYAMHRHDTYAIGITMGGVQSFQYKKSMRHSLPGNTMALYPDEPHDGQAGSEAGFRYRMLYIEPSLLQDALGGVALPFIEGGISTDPRLFGVVRNLLLHMDDEVEPLQQDDGIFELARAMDAVSGKRPRRHAADFGAAQLAREYIHGALDRTLTLDELAQACGRDRWSLTRDFRSFFGTSPYRYLSMRRLDMARRLMAQGLPLADAAAMSGFADQSHMTRLFTKTYGIAPAHWLRIMRREA is encoded by the coding sequence ATGGAGCGCATCGAGGCATTTTTCCACGGACGCGGCTACGCCATGCATCGCCACGATACGTATGCCATCGGCATCACCATGGGCGGCGTGCAGTCATTCCAGTACAAGAAGTCGATGCGCCACAGCCTGCCCGGCAACACCATGGCGCTGTACCCCGATGAGCCGCATGACGGCCAGGCCGGCAGCGAAGCGGGCTTTCGCTATCGCATGCTGTATATCGAGCCCTCGCTGTTGCAGGATGCGCTCGGCGGCGTTGCGCTGCCGTTCATTGAAGGCGGCATCTCGACCGATCCACGCCTGTTCGGCGTCGTGCGCAACCTGTTGCTGCATATGGATGACGAGGTGGAGCCATTGCAGCAAGACGACGGCATCTTCGAGCTTGCCCGCGCGATGGATGCAGTATCCGGCAAGCGGCCGCGGCGCCATGCCGCCGACTTCGGTGCAGCTCAGCTGGCGCGTGAATACATCCACGGCGCGCTCGACCGCACCCTGACGCTCGACGAACTGGCGCAGGCCTGCGGCCGGGATCGCTGGAGCCTGACACGGGATTTCCGCAGTTTCTTCGGCACCAGTCCCTATCGCTACCTCAGCATGCGCCGGCTCGACATGGCGCGGCGCCTGATGGCGCAAGGTCTGCCGCTGGCGGATGCCGCAGCCATGTCCGGCTTTGCCGACCAGAGCCACATGACGCGTTTGTTCACCAAGACTTACGGCATTGCACCGGCGCACTGGTTGCGCATCATGCGGCGCGAAGCCTGA
- a CDS encoding S24 family peptidase has product MLALIADRYDGDRQQVCDATGMSESRLAQLLSSSYRHGQGFGEKAARALEERLRLGPLYFDQFAVGEMATPYDVLRTPKTDADDAVTVRQVLLELTAGSAQTSLHEIAPTLCSWKFPKSWFSTHGLHADKLFAVAVTGAGMAPRLHEGDVVVVNAGDTALQDGAVYLINYRGEAIIKRLALDLGRWFMTSDNNAGKHYPRLEFDHPDCVLLGRVIVLASERI; this is encoded by the coding sequence TTGCTTGCGTTGATCGCAGATCGCTACGACGGCGACCGCCAACAGGTTTGCGACGCCACGGGCATGAGCGAATCGCGCCTGGCGCAATTGCTCTCGTCGAGTTACCGGCACGGCCAGGGCTTCGGCGAGAAGGCCGCCCGCGCGCTGGAAGAGCGCCTGCGCCTCGGCCCGCTCTATTTCGACCAGTTCGCAGTAGGCGAGATGGCGACACCCTATGACGTACTCCGAACGCCGAAAACGGACGCAGACGACGCCGTCACCGTCCGCCAGGTCCTGCTCGAGCTGACCGCCGGCTCGGCACAGACGTCCCTGCATGAGATCGCGCCGACGCTATGCTCGTGGAAATTCCCGAAAAGCTGGTTCAGCACGCACGGCCTGCATGCCGACAAATTGTTCGCCGTCGCGGTGACCGGCGCCGGCATGGCGCCCCGACTGCATGAGGGCGACGTGGTGGTGGTCAACGCCGGCGACACCGCACTGCAGGACGGCGCGGTGTATCTGATCAACTACCGTGGCGAAGCCATCATCAAACGCCTCGCGCTGGACCTCGGGCGCTGGTTCATGACCTCCGACAACAACGCCGGCAAACACTATCCCCGTCTCGAATTCGACCACCCCGACTGCGTCCTGCTGGGGCGCGTCATCGTGCTGGCAAGCGAACGGATCTGA
- the lptF gene encoding LPS export ABC transporter permease LptF, translated as MIFERALRRELMSTAGAVFTTLFTITLTVMLIKILGQAAGGQVSSQDVLALIGFQALNYMPVILILTGFISVLLVVTRSYQDSEMVVWFASGLSLTRWIRPVLNFGWPIILLTAVLSFIATPWANQQSAQFRERFEKREDIARVSPGKFQESATANRIFFVEGISGDANKVKNVFVNTFRDGKNSIVVAKEGEMDVDKDGEKFVVMSKGRRYDGMPTQPDFQMVEFERYGLLVGGQSQAAAGDKSARALQTWELLAQDTQFTRGELLWRMALPLMASTLMLLAIPLSFVNPRVGRSMGLLVALLLFVVYSNTVSVMQSSVIQNRTSFLLAWWPVHLVVALLVIGLFFLRLKVNSRYHPAVIWSRLRRALFLKRQA; from the coding sequence ATGATTTTTGAGCGCGCTCTTCGACGCGAATTGATGAGCACCGCAGGCGCAGTGTTCACAACGCTATTTACGATCACCCTGACCGTGATGCTGATCAAGATCCTCGGTCAGGCGGCCGGCGGGCAGGTGAGCTCGCAGGATGTGCTCGCGCTGATCGGCTTCCAGGCGCTGAACTACATGCCGGTGATCCTGATCCTGACCGGCTTCATTTCCGTGCTGCTGGTGGTCACGCGCAGCTACCAGGATTCCGAAATGGTGGTGTGGTTCGCCTCGGGCCTGAGTCTGACGCGCTGGATCAGGCCGGTGTTGAACTTCGGCTGGCCGATCATCCTGCTGACCGCGGTGCTGAGCTTCATCGCCACGCCTTGGGCCAACCAGCAAAGCGCGCAATTCCGCGAACGCTTTGAAAAACGCGAAGACATCGCGCGCGTATCGCCCGGCAAGTTCCAGGAATCCGCCACCGCCAACCGCATCTTCTTCGTCGAAGGTATTTCCGGCGACGCCAACAAGGTCAAGAATGTCTTCGTCAATACTTTCCGCGATGGCAAGAACAGCATCGTGGTCGCCAAGGAAGGCGAAATGGACGTCGACAAGGACGGTGAGAAATTCGTCGTCATGAGCAAGGGCCGCCGCTATGACGGCATGCCGACTCAGCCTGATTTCCAGATGGTCGAATTCGAACGCTACGGCTTGCTGGTCGGTGGCCAGTCGCAAGCCGCTGCCGGCGACAAGTCGGCGCGCGCGCTGCAAACCTGGGAGTTGCTGGCGCAGGACACCCAGTTCACACGCGGTGAGCTGCTGTGGCGCATGGCCTTGCCGCTGATGGCGTCGACCCTGATGCTGCTGGCGATTCCGCTGTCCTTCGTCAATCCGCGCGTGGGCCGCTCGATGGGACTGCTGGTCGCGCTGCTGCTGTTCGTCGTGTACAGCAATACCGTCAGCGTGATGCAATCATCCGTGATCCAGAATCGCACCTCATTCCTGCTGGCCTGGTGGCCGGTGCATCTGGTGGTGGCCCTACTGGTGATCGGCCTGTTCTTCCTGCGGCTGAAGGTCAACAGCCGCTATCACCCCGCAGTCATCTGGTCTCGCCTGCGGCGTGCGCTTTTCTTGAAACGGCAAGCCTGA
- a CDS encoding leucyl aminopeptidase translates to MDFSIKTLDAKTSVTAAKTGVLVVGVFENRKLTQAAQALDKSGAISDALKSGDITGKPGSTLLLRGVAGVAAERVLLIGLGADEEIIDKSFSSATQGAVRALATVGAADALVALPLDKIKGRDAAWAIRALVLAARDNNYRSDVLKSKKDPAPTGVKKIAVAVSTAATATAKTGLAEAVALANGMELSKDLANLPGNICTPTYLANSAKKLAKEYKLGVEVLDRKQLEALKMGSFLSVTNGSDEPPKFIVLKHLGGKSKDAPIVLVGKGITFDTGGISLKPGAGMDEMKYDMCGAASVLGTFRAIAELQLKLNVIGVIPTCENMPSGRATKPGDIVTSMSGQTIEVLNTDAEGRLILCDALTYVERFKPAAVVDIATLTGACVVALGHHNTGLFTREDDAHDQLAADLLAAGKTSGDTAWRMPVQDVYQEQLKSNFADIANIGGQPAGSVTAACFLERFTKKYTWAHLDIAGTAWRGGATKGASGRPVPLLTTFLLNEAKKSQKARA, encoded by the coding sequence ATGGACTTTAGCATAAAAACATTGGACGCAAAAACCTCTGTCACCGCCGCAAAAACCGGCGTGCTGGTCGTGGGCGTCTTTGAAAACCGCAAACTGACGCAAGCTGCGCAAGCCCTGGACAAATCGGGCGCGATCAGCGACGCACTGAAATCCGGCGACATCACCGGCAAACCCGGTTCCACCCTGCTGCTGCGCGGCGTGGCCGGAGTCGCCGCCGAACGCGTGCTGCTGATCGGCCTCGGCGCCGATGAAGAGATCATCGACAAGAGTTTCTCCTCCGCAACACAAGGCGCCGTGCGCGCGCTGGCGACCGTGGGCGCCGCCGATGCGCTGGTGGCGCTGCCGCTGGACAAAATCAAGGGCCGCGATGCGGCCTGGGCCATCCGCGCGCTGGTACTGGCTGCACGCGACAACAATTACCGCTCTGACGTCCTGAAGAGCAAAAAAGATCCCGCGCCGACCGGCGTGAAGAAGATCGCCGTAGCGGTCTCCACCGCCGCCACTGCTACCGCCAAGACCGGCCTGGCCGAAGCGGTTGCACTCGCCAACGGCATGGAACTGAGCAAGGACCTGGCCAACCTGCCGGGCAACATCTGCACGCCGACCTATCTCGCCAACAGCGCCAAGAAACTGGCCAAGGAATACAAGCTCGGCGTCGAAGTCCTGGACCGCAAACAACTCGAAGCGCTCAAGATGGGCAGCTTCCTGTCGGTCACCAACGGCAGCGACGAGCCCCCGAAATTCATCGTCCTCAAGCATCTCGGCGGCAAATCCAAGGATGCGCCCATTGTTCTGGTCGGCAAGGGCATCACCTTCGACACCGGCGGCATCTCGCTCAAGCCGGGCGCCGGCATGGATGAAATGAAATACGACATGTGCGGCGCCGCCTCGGTGCTGGGCACTTTCCGCGCCATCGCCGAGCTGCAATTGAAGCTCAACGTCATCGGCGTCATCCCGACTTGCGAAAACATGCCGTCGGGCCGCGCCACCAAGCCGGGCGATATCGTCACCTCGATGTCGGGCCAGACCATCGAAGTGCTCAACACCGATGCCGAAGGCCGCCTGATCCTGTGCGACGCGCTGACGTATGTCGAGCGCTTCAAGCCCGCCGCCGTCGTCGATATCGCGACGCTGACCGGCGCTTGCGTGGTGGCGCTGGGCCATCACAACACCGGCCTGTTCACGCGTGAAGACGACGCCCACGACCAGCTCGCCGCCGATCTGCTGGCAGCCGGCAAGACCAGCGGCGACACTGCATGGCGCATGCCGGTGCAGGACGTCTATCAGGAACAGCTCAAATCGAACTTCGCCGACATCGCCAACATCGGCGGCCAGCCGGCCGGCAGCGTGACCGCGGCGTGCTTCCTCGAGCGCTTCACCAAGAAATACACCTGGGCGCATCTGGACATCGCCGGCACTGCATGGCGCGGCGGCGCGACCAAGGGCGCCAGCGGCCGTCCTGTTCCCCTGCTGACGACCTTCCTGCTGAATGAAGCGAAGAAGTCGCAAAAAGCGCGCGCGTAG